The following proteins are encoded in a genomic region of Corylus avellana chromosome ca4, CavTom2PMs-1.0:
- the LOC132179842 gene encoding probable arabinosyltransferase ARAD1 isoform X2, giving the protein MYGKAAISLIFVVLLLISYSILMGTVDFRSYFFPLIQSPAGARSLCATTNPPLRVYMYDLPRRYNVGMLNRRNPDQTPVTGGTWPPWPRNSGLRRQHSVEYWMMGSLLYEADGGAEEREAVRVSDPEMADAFFVPFFSSLSFNTYGHTMTDPETQIDRQLQIDLLKFLRQSKYWQRSGGRDHVIPMTHPNAFRFLREQVNASIQIVVDFGRHPRIMSNLSKDVVSPYVHVVDSFADDDTPDPYGSRTILLFFRGRTFRKDEGIVRVKLAKILAGYDDVHYERSVATGENIKVSSQGMRSSKFCLHPAGDTPSSCRLFDAIVSHCVPVIAFGFQIDNGIPIESWFDDRLDKELLAFCSWRPWWELKMFLESLV; this is encoded by the exons ATGTACGGAAAAGCCGCAATCTCTCTGATTTTCGTTGTCCTCCTCCTTATCTCATACTCTATCTTAATGGGGACCGTCGATTTCAGATCATACTTCTTCCCTCTGATACAATCACCCGCGGGTGCGCGCTCCCTCTGTGCAACCACCAACCCGCCTCTCCGGGTCTACATGTACGATCTCCCGCGCCGGTACAACGTGGGCATGCTGAACCGCCGGAACCCGGACCAAACCCCAGTGACGGGCGGTACCTGGCCTCCGTGGCCCAGGAACTCGGGCCTGAGGAGGCAGCACAGCGTGGAGTACTGGATGATGGGATCGCTTCTATACGAAGCTGACGGTGGCGCCGAGGAGAGAGAGGCCGTTAGGGTTTCTGATCCGGAAATGGCCGACGCGTTCTTCGTGCCGTTTTTCTCTTCGCTTAGCTTCAACACCTACGGGCACACCATGACGGATCCGGAGACCCAGATTGATCGCCAATTGCAG ATTGATTTACTGAAATTCTTGCGGCAATCCAAGTACTGGCAACGGTCTGGAGGCAGAGACCATGTGATTCCTATGACACACCCCAATGCATTCAGATTTCTACGAGAACAGGTGAATGCATCTATTCAGATTGTTGTAGATTTCGGCCGCCACCCTAGAATCATGTCAAATCTGAGCAAAGATGTGGTTTCCCCGTACGTGCATGTTGTGGATTCATTTGCAGATGATGACACTCCAGACCCATATGGATCTCGCACCATACTTCTTTTCTTTCGGGGGAGGACATTCAGGAAAGAT GAAGGCATTGTTCGTGTTAAATTGGCAAAGATATTAGCTGGTTATGATGATGTTCACTATGAGCGGAGTGTTGCCACAGGTGAAAATATAAAAGTG TCTTCACAAGGAATGCGTTCATCAAAGTTCTGCTTGCATCCTGCGGGGGACACGCCTTCATCTTGTCGCCTGTTTGATGCCATCGTGAGCCACTGTGTCCCTGTCATT GCATTTGGATTCCAAATTGACAATGGAATACCCATTGAAAGCTGGTTTGATGATCGTTTGGATAAAGAACTACTCGCATTCTGTTCTTGGAGACCTTGGTGGGAGCTGAAGATGTTCTTGGAGAGCTTGGTTTGA
- the LOC132179842 gene encoding probable arabinosyltransferase ARAD1 isoform X1 → MYGKAAISLIFVVLLLISYSILMGTVDFRSYFFPLIQSPAGARSLCATTNPPLRVYMYDLPRRYNVGMLNRRNPDQTPVTGGTWPPWPRNSGLRRQHSVEYWMMGSLLYEADGGAEEREAVRVSDPEMADAFFVPFFSSLSFNTYGHTMTDPETQIDRQLQIDLLKFLRQSKYWQRSGGRDHVIPMTHPNAFRFLREQVNASIQIVVDFGRHPRIMSNLSKDVVSPYVHVVDSFADDDTPDPYGSRTILLFFRGRTFRKDEGIVRVKLAKILAGYDDVHYERSVATGENIKVSSQGMRSSKFCLHPAGDTPSSCRLFDAIVSHCVPVIVSDQIELPFEDEIDYTQFSIFFSFKEALEPGYMVNQLRKFPKERWIDMWKRLKNVSHHYEFQYPPRKEDAVNMLWRQVKHKLPEVKLAVHRSRRLKVPDWWRRRR, encoded by the exons ATGTACGGAAAAGCCGCAATCTCTCTGATTTTCGTTGTCCTCCTCCTTATCTCATACTCTATCTTAATGGGGACCGTCGATTTCAGATCATACTTCTTCCCTCTGATACAATCACCCGCGGGTGCGCGCTCCCTCTGTGCAACCACCAACCCGCCTCTCCGGGTCTACATGTACGATCTCCCGCGCCGGTACAACGTGGGCATGCTGAACCGCCGGAACCCGGACCAAACCCCAGTGACGGGCGGTACCTGGCCTCCGTGGCCCAGGAACTCGGGCCTGAGGAGGCAGCACAGCGTGGAGTACTGGATGATGGGATCGCTTCTATACGAAGCTGACGGTGGCGCCGAGGAGAGAGAGGCCGTTAGGGTTTCTGATCCGGAAATGGCCGACGCGTTCTTCGTGCCGTTTTTCTCTTCGCTTAGCTTCAACACCTACGGGCACACCATGACGGATCCGGAGACCCAGATTGATCGCCAATTGCAG ATTGATTTACTGAAATTCTTGCGGCAATCCAAGTACTGGCAACGGTCTGGAGGCAGAGACCATGTGATTCCTATGACACACCCCAATGCATTCAGATTTCTACGAGAACAGGTGAATGCATCTATTCAGATTGTTGTAGATTTCGGCCGCCACCCTAGAATCATGTCAAATCTGAGCAAAGATGTGGTTTCCCCGTACGTGCATGTTGTGGATTCATTTGCAGATGATGACACTCCAGACCCATATGGATCTCGCACCATACTTCTTTTCTTTCGGGGGAGGACATTCAGGAAAGAT GAAGGCATTGTTCGTGTTAAATTGGCAAAGATATTAGCTGGTTATGATGATGTTCACTATGAGCGGAGTGTTGCCACAGGTGAAAATATAAAAGTG TCTTCACAAGGAATGCGTTCATCAAAGTTCTGCTTGCATCCTGCGGGGGACACGCCTTCATCTTGTCGCCTGTTTGATGCCATCGTGAGCCACTGTGTCCCTGTCATTGTAAGTGATCAAATTGAGCTCCCATTCGAGGATGAAATTGACTACACCCAATTCTCCATATTCTTCTCTTTCAAAGAGGCACTGGAACCTGGTTACATGGTTAATCAGCTCCGGAAATTTCCAAAAGAGAGATGGATTGATATGTGGAAGCGGCTTAAGAATGTCTCCCATCATTACGAATTTCAGTACCCCCCAAGAAAGGAAGATGCTGTCAATATGCTATGGAGGCAGGTTAAACATAAGCTTCCTGAGGTCAAACTTGCTGTACATAGAAGCCGGAGGTTGAAAGTCCCAGACTGGTGGCGAAGGAGAAGATGA
- the LOC132178485 gene encoding F-box/LRR-repeat protein At2g40920-like: MSLCLGLRRVSQSFNALIRHRSLAHRHFTTQSCSRRVLFFVRNLGNGYFYSAKIQKDGTLGPATMLPSVPSEILPEILSSESYVTNDKILFLLGWKLHIYRPDTGEYSTLADLPPRHPALHYKYFNSVYYFGFDALSNEHEHEHKVLLVQSVYYGEALWKRLFWVFTRGSGSWSQIPKIVGFRGDSDQVVANGAIHFNYNSYGRRPEKYILAFDMVDMVEGQLRKIPYPPDDSFHGYLTQFGGRLALRGYYDSEEEYDKLKLWILEDYNNHKWVKQTIHMPFGWMRFNYVLALNLKTGEMLLQSKVSDRGSLDRSRYFLYYNMKTGTFRRVEVNGLPRWIELSDWIQVNDNGPSPRVVVKINFDDEMEAEDRANSAPWTSSFL, translated from the coding sequence ATGTCTCTCTGCTTGGGTCTGAGAAGGGTTTCCCAATCCTTCAACGCCCTAATACGCCACCGTTCCTTGGCCCATCGTCACTTCACCACTCAATCTTGCAGCCGCCGAGTCCTGTTCTTTGTCCGGAATTTGGGGAATGGATACTTCTACTCCGCAAAAATCCAAAAGGATGGCACCCTAGGCCCTGCCACTATGCTTCCCTCAGTCCCTTCCGAAATACTTCCCGAAATCTTGTCTTCAGAAAGTTATGTAACCAACGACAAGATCTTGTTTCTTTTGGGCTGGAAATTACACATCTATAGGCCCGATACCGGTGAGTACTCCACTCTTGCCGATCTTCCTCCTCGTCATCCCGCTTTGCATTATAAGTATTTCAATAGTGTCTACTACTTTGGGTTTGATGCTTTGTCCAACGAGCACGAGCACGAGCACAAGGTTCTCTTAGTTCAAAGCGTCTATTACGGAGAAGCCTTATGGAAAAGGCTTTTCTGGGTTTTCACGCGAGGCAGCGGATCATGGAGTCAGATACCAAAAATAGTTGGTTTTAGGGGTGACAGTGATCAAGTTGTTGCAAATGGCGcaattcattttaattataattcttATGGTAGACGGCCAGAGAAATATATATTGGCTTTTGATATGGTGGATATGGTGGAGGGGCAACTTAGAAAGATACCGTATCCTCCTGATGATTCGTTCCATGGATATCTAACTCAATTTGGTGGACGTTTGGCTTTGAGGGGATATTATGACAGCGAGGAGGAGTACGACAAGTTGAAGTTATGGATATTGGAGGACTACAATAATCACAAGTGGGTTAAGCAAACAATTCATATGCCTTTTGGTTGGATGAGGTTTAACTATGTTCTTGCCTTAAACCTTAAAACCGGCGAGATGTTGCTACAATCAAAAGTTTCAGATCGGGGTTCATTAGATCGTAGTCGATACTTTCTCTATTACAATATGAAGACGGGAACTTTTAGGCGGGTTGAAGTCAACGGATTGCCCCGTTGGATCGAGTTATCGGATTGGATCCAGGTCAATGACAATGGTCCTTCTCCTCGAGTTGTCGTCAAGATTAATTTCGATGACGAGATGGAGGCAGAGGATAGGGCCAACTCAGCACCATGGACATCCTCATTCCTCTGA